The nucleotide window GGTGCCGCAGGCGGCCAGGGTCAGGAGCGTGAGGAGAAGGAAAAAGCGCATGGGGATTAGGGGGTAGGTGAGCCCCAATCTACGGTCCCGGTGGCTGTGCCGGCGCATGACCGTCGGTGCGCCGGCTCACGTCCCGCAGCCCCCTCGCCGCCCGCGTCGGCCGCTGTGCGGCAGGCTCAGCCGTGAAGAAACAATCCGCCGGTTAAACGGCGGGCAGCGCGCGGACGATATGCTGTGTGGAAAGCGCATGATGCGCGTGAGCAGTTTGTAAGGAGAATGCCGTCCGGCTTGAACCCGACGACCTTTTAGGTCATTTTCCGCACTCCCCTTTTCCCCGCAACCCCCTTTCCTGTAATGACAGAGACCTCCCTCATCGCGCCGCACGGCGGCACCCTCTGCGACCTCGTGGCCGGTGCCGACCCGGAGGCCGCCCTCGAAGCGGCGCACGAGCTTCCCTCGATCGCGCTGACCCCGCGCCAGGCCTGCGACATCGAACTGATCCTCAACGGCGGCTTCTCCCCGCTCAAAGGCTTCCTGAACGAGGCCGACTACAACGGCGTTGTCGAGAACATGCGCCTCGCCGACGGCACGCTCTGGCCGATGCCGATCACGCTCGACGTGAGCGGCGAGACGGCCGGCGACCTGAAGGAAGGTGACCGCGTCGCGCTCCGCGATAACACCGGCCTCCTCCTCGCGATCATGACCGTCGAGAGCCGCTGGACGCCGGACAAGGAGCGCGAGGCGACCGAGGTCTTCGGCACGACCGACAAAAAGCACCCGGCCGTGGCCTACCTCATGGAGCAGGCGGGCGACGTGTACCTCGGCGGCCCGCTCGAAGGCGTGCAGCTCCCGATGCACTACGACTACAAGGACCTCCGCCACACCCCGGCCGAGCTCCGGGACAAGATCGAGAGCCTCGACTCGAACAAGGTCGTGGCCTTCCAGACGCGCAACCCGATGCACCGGGCGCACTACGAGCTCACGAGCCGCGCGGCCGAGGAGATCGGCGGGACGCTCCTCATCCACCCGGTCGTCGGGATGACTAAGCCGGGCGACGTGGACCACTACACCCGCGTCCGCTGCTACCAGGCCATCCTGAAGCAGTACGACGAGGGCCAGGCGATGCTCAGCCTCCTCCCGCTCGCGATGCGCATGGCCGGCCCGCGCGAGGCCGTCTGGCACGGCCTCATCCGCAAGAACTACGGCTGCACCCACCTCGTCGTCGGGCGCGACCACGCCGGCCCGGGCAACGGCTCCGACGGCCAGCCGATCTACGGCCCCTACGACGCGCAGGAGCTGTTCCAGCAGTACCAGGACGAGATCGGCGTCGAGATGGTGCCGTTCCGGCTGATGGTCTACGTCCCCGAGGACGACGCCTACATGCCCATCGACGAGGCGAACGAGCAGGGCAAGACGTTCGAGAATATCTCCGGCACGCAGCAGCGCGAGATGCTCGCCAACGGCGAGGAGATCCCGAGCTGGTTCACCTACCCCGAGGTCGTTCGCGAGCTCAAGATCAGCCACCCGCCGAAGAGCGAGCAGGGCTTCACGGTCTTCTTCACCGGCCTCTCCGGCTCGGGCAAGAGCACCGTCGCCAACGCGCTCGTCGACCGCCTGATGGAGTCCGGCCGCAACGTGACGCTGCTCGACGGCGACGTGGTGCGGACCAACCTCTCGAAGGGTCTCGGCTTCTCGCGCGAGGACCGCTCGACGAACGTCCAGCGCATCGGCTACGTGGCGAGCGAGATCACGAAGCACGGCGGCATCGCCGTCTGCGCCCCGATCGCGCCCTACGAGGCCGACCGCCGCGCCAACCGCGAGGCCATCGAGGCCGGCGGCGGCTACGTCGAGGTCTTCGTCTCGACCCCGCTCGAAGTCTGCGAGGAGCGCGACGTGAAGGGGCTCTACGCCAAGGCCCGCGCCGGCATCATCAAGGAGTTCACCGGCATCTCGGACCCCTACGAGGCCCCGACCGACGCCGAGATCGACATCCCGACGCAGGAGATGTCCGTCGAGGAGGCCGTCGAGAAGATCGTGGCCGACCTCAACGAGATGGGCTACCTCTCGCTGAACTAAGACGTCTGGCGGCCCGCTGTCCCTCGCCGGGGCGGCGGGCCGTTTTTATGTTCCGTCCACGCTACTATACCCAGCCAACAGCATGAACAACGCAACCAACGGCACGAGCCACGCGAACACGAAGGTCCTCGTCACTGGGGCCGGCGGCTTCATCGGCCACCACCTCGTGAACTACCTCAAGGACAAGGGCTACTGGGTCCGCGGCGTGGACATCAAGGAGCCGGAGTTCGAGGCGACGCGTGCCGACGAGTTCGAGCTGCTCGACCTCCGCGACCGGGCCAACTGTCTCCAGGCTACGCGCGGCATCGACCACGTCTACGCGCTCGCGGCCGACATGGGCGGGATGGGGTTCATCTCGAAGTACCACGCCGAGATCCTCCACAACAACATCCTGATCAACACGCACACGATGGAGGCCGCGCGCCTGAACGGCGTCACGCACTACCTCTACACGTCGAGCGCGTGCATCTACCCGGAGTACCTCCAGACCGAGGCCGAGGTGAAGCCGCTCAAGGAGGAGGACGCCTACCCGGCGCAGCCGCAGGACGCCTACGGCTGGGAGAAGCTCATCACCGAGCAGCTCGCCTACCACTACAACAAGCAGTACGGCATTGAGACGCGGACGGTGCGCTTCCACAACGTCTACGGCGAGCTCGGGACCTGGCAGGGCGGGCGCGAGAAGGCCCCGGCGGCGATGTGCCGCAAGACAGCCTACGCCAAGCTCCTCGGCGGCAAGGAGGGCGCCCCCGGCGGCGCGCCGCAGATCGAGATCTGGGGCGACGGCGAGCAGACCCGCTCGTTCATGCACGTCGACGACTGCGTCGAGGGCGTCTACCGCCTCATGATGAGCGACTGCACCGAGCCGCTCAACCTCGGCCGCGACCGGATGGTGACGATCAACCACCTCGCGCAGATCGCCGCCGACGCGGCCAGCGTCGAGGTCGAGCAGGTCCATATCGACGGGCCGATGGGCGTCCGCGGCCGCAACTCCAACAACGACAAGCTGAAGGAGGTCCTCGGCTGGGAGCCGCAGATCGCGCTCGAAGACGGCCTCGACCGGACCTACCAGTGGATCGAGTCCCAGGTCAAGCAGAAGCTCGCCCGCGAAGAGGCCGAGGTCGGACTGGCCGTCTCCTAAGCCTCACCATCATCGAAGCAACTCCGCGGGGGCGGCCGTCATCGGTCGCCCCCGCGTGTCTAAATCAGCGGCGCTTGCTCAGCGGCTGGCGGTGTGGGGGCTCGAGGCTGGACGAGAACGATGCGAGGCTCATGCGACCGGTTAGGCGATCAAAACCAGAAGTTCGGAGAGTATACCTGCGCCGCCGAGCGTAGCGGCGGCTATCATCCCCGCTGCGAGTAGAAACATGAGCAACAGGGCGAGCACTTTGATCGCCCAGTGCTCATTGGTCGGCACTTTGGTCCTCAGCAAGCCGAAGCAGAACTCTATGGCGGAGTCTTCTCCGGACTGGCGCGTGATAGGCGTTTCGTCGTTACTCATGCGACGGCCTGTCGGACACTCTTTTTCGAGAAGACGGGGGCTTGCGCTACAACAACAGTTTGCATTATGTTCTGGTCCTACGAACAACATCAGTAAGGTACTCCGCTCACAACCCAGCGCGCAAGTGCCTTGTCCGGTGAGGATTGAAACGTAGGTCCAGACCATGCTGAGATGAATTGGCGGCGGCTCCTTCGGGGGTCGCCGCCAGTTTGGAGGTTACGTTTTCAGTCTGCTCGTGTCTACGGTTCTGAATCATCCAACCCGCTTGTCGTGTCTGTTTCCCTGCACGCCCACACACCCAATGATCGCGACGAGTGGCATCCGCTGGACGCTCACCTCAGTGATGTGGCGGACGAAGCAGCAGATTTCGCCGCACGCTTCGGGAAGGGCGAACATGCAAAGTCCGCTGCCGCGCTCGCCCGGTGGGCTGGTCTGTGGCACGATCTCGGGAAGGCATGGCCGGAGTTTCAGGAGTACCTCCTCGCGTGCGACCGTGCAAAGCGGGAGGGCCGGAAGTCGCCTTCATCGCCCGGCTCTCACGCAATTTGGGGGGCGATCCTCGCCCGACTTTGTAGGAAGAGCCTGGGGGATGCCTGGAAAGACCTCGCGCTTCCCATCGCCGCCCATCACGCCGGGCTGAAGTCGCCGGGGTCGTTGGAGCCGCAGTTGATGGAGGCCGCCGATGAGGCTGATCTGTCGCCTTATCACGAACTGGCTCGGCACCTGGAGGCCGGTGCCATGCAGCGATTCGCCGTGCCGGAGGATCCGCACCGCCGAGAGCTTCGCACTCGCATGGTACTCTCGGCCCTCGCCGACGCCGACTACCTCGACACGGAGCGCCACTTCAACGAGAAGAAAGCGGCGCGACGCGAAGGCTTCGAATCGCTCAACGTTCTCGCCGAACGACTGGAGCGAGCACAGCGGGATTTTATGGGCGGACTCGACGATCCCAACTCGGAGGTTAACCGGATTCGGCGCGAGGTCTACGATGCCTGCCTCGCCGAAGCGACGAGTTCACCGGGCTTCTTTCGGCTGACCGTTCCAACAGGTGGCGGGAAGACCCGGAGCGGTCTCGCATTCGCACTAGAGCATGCTCGCGCTAACCATCTCGACCGTGTCATCGTTGCCATTCCCTACACGAGCATCATCGACCAGACGGCGGCGGTCTACGCGGACATCCTCGAGGTGCGGAACGTGCTCGTCCACCATAGCCAGACACCCGAGCCGCCGGAACAGGAGCGCGAGCGGCAGGACGAGAAGACCACGCTCCACCGGCTAGCGACGGAGAACTGGGATGCTCCACTCGTGCTCACGACGACGGTGCAGCTCTTCGAGAGCCTCTTCACTCGGTATCCCGGTCGCGCCCGCAAGCTTCACCGGCTCGCCCGGAGTGTGATCGTGCTCGACGAGGCGCAAGCACTTCCGCTCTATGTTCTCCTCCCCACGCTCGACGTGCTCCGCGCCCTCGTAGACGACTACGGCGCAAGTGTTGTCCTTTGCACGGCGACCCAGCCCGGCTTCGAGCAGTCCGATGCGCTGCCGCCGATCCAGGGTGTCCCGATCACAGAGATCGTTCCGCAGCACCCCGATCACTTCGAAGCGCTGGAGCGCGTTCGTGTGGAACCTCGCCTCGGGCCGGTCCCACTCGCGCAGATTGCAGATGAGATCGTGGAGGAGCGTGGGTTGGACCAAGTGCTCATCATCCTGAACGCCCGGCGCGATGCGGTCGCACTCGCCGAGGAACTGCGCTTGCGGAAGGCCGAGGGGCTGTTGCACCTTTCGACGCTGCTGTGCGGCGCGCACCGACGGCAGGTGCTCCGCCGGGTTCGGCAGCGGCTCGAAGCCGGGCTGCCGGTCCGGCTCATCTCGACGCAAGTCGTCGAGGCGGGTGTGGACATAGACTTCCCCGTCGTCTACCGTGCGCTCGGGCCGCTCGACCGGATCGTGCAGGCAGCGGGACGGTGCAACCGCGAGAACGACCTCGGGCACCGGGGCGGGCGGCTCGTTGTCTTCGAGCCAGAGGGCGGAGGGTTCCCCCGAGACAACCCGTACCGGAGTGGGACCGGCCTCGCCCGTGATGCGCTCCGTCACCGCGAAGAGCCACTCTCGAACGAGGCGCTCGACGAGTATTTCGGCCTGCTGTTCAGCGAGACCGGCGCGGGCGGCGAGCTCGACAAGTACGGGGTGCAGCCTGCTCGGGGAGCGCTCGACTTCGAGACCACGCAGGAGCAGTACCGGCTCATCCCGCAGGACACGGTACCCGTGTTTGTGTGCCGCGACTGGACTGAGGACGACGCGCTCTCCGACGCCGCTCTGACGCGGCTCGCACGGTGGACCGAGAGCCCCGACCGCTACGCGTGGCGACGGCTCGGGCCGTTCACGGTCAGCGTGTACCGCCACCAACTCCGGGAATTCGAGGCAAGCCCTCACCTCGAAACCCTCGACGAGTTACTCCACGTCTGGCGCGGCTCTTACGACAATTTACTTGGGCTGCCCCTCACGCTCGACGATCCAGCTGACCTCGCCTACGAACCTCTCATCTTCTGAACATGATGACAGGCAGGCGGCAGACCTTCGCCGTTACTTGTTGCATGACTGTCCATCACACTATGCCTGATCTCTCTGTCAGCGTCTGGGGCGACCTCGCCCTCTTCTCCCGACCGGACCTCCGCGTCGAGCGCGTGAGCTATCCCGTCATCACCCCGAGCGCGGCGCGCGGCGTTCTGGAAGCCATTTTCTGGAAGCCAGAGTTCCGCTATCGCATCCGCCGGATCGACGTAGCGAAGGCTGGGTCGACGGTGAGCGTGCTCCGCAATGAAATCAAGGACCGGCAGGGGGCCTCGCCCGTCGTCGTGGAGCGGGCGCGGACGCAGCGGACGGCGCTCATGCTCCGCGACGTGCGCTACGTGATCCACGCCGACCTCCGGCTCCGGCCCCACGCCACCGATCCCGTCGCCAAGTACGTCGAGCAAGCCGAGCGACACGTCCAGCGCGGCTCGTGCTTCCACCGGCCCTACCTCGGCACGCGCGAGTGCTCGGCTCACTTCGCGCCTCCCGGCGAGAAAGACGGCCCGAACGAGAACGTCAACCTCGAAGTGGGGACAATGCTGTTCGACCTCGCCTTCGTGCCGGGCAAGGCAAAGGGCGGGCTTTCGTTCCGTCGGCAGAACGGGAAGGAGAAGCGGGTCGTGAAGGGCCAGGCTCGCCCGCTCTTCTTCGACGCCCGCGTCGAGTACGGCGTCCTCGACCTGGAGCCGTTCCAGCACCTCTACAACGAGATAGACCACCTCGAAGGCCATGCTGACTGAACTCTACGACCTCGGCCTCCGCCTGCGCGAGAAAGGCGAACTCCCACCGCCCGGCTTCGCCGACTACGCTGCTCCGATCTGGTGGACGATCTCGCTCCGCCCGCCCAAGCACCCTGGCTACCCGCCTCAAGCCGAACTGAGCGAGAGAGGCGGCGCGCGCCCTCGGCCCGACAGTGGCCGGACGAGCGGCGTTCTCGCCTACCCTCTCGTTGACACGGCCGCTTATGTGCTGGGCCGCGATGAAAAGGACGATGGGAAGCAGGACCGCCAAGCTGCCAAGAAGCACGAGGCGTTCCGCCACCGACTCGACGAGGTAGCTGAGGCGATTGAGGACTCCGATCTCGTCGCCGCGATTCACCTTCTCGGTGACGCGCTCGACCAAGGCGTCCTCACCGAAGACCCACAGCTAGAGCAGGTCGCGGCCGACCACTGGGTATCAGTCCAGATGATGGACGGGCCGCTCAAAGGAGAGCACCTCTTCGAGCATGAGGCCGTTCGCCGGTGGTGGGCAGGGTGGCTCGACGCCGAGGTCAAGAAGAAGGGGTTCGAGGGGACGTGTTCGATCACGGGCGAGCACCGGCCGCTCGTGGACCGCATTCCCGGCAAAGGTTACTTCCGGGGCAAGGCGTCGCTGCTCGGACTCAACGAGGATGCTTACGTCTCCTACGTCGGAGGCGGAGGGGCGGCGAAGAAAGCGTCCATCGGCGTGAGTTACGACGCGGCTGACGTGGCGAACCGCGCGCTTGGGTATCTCGCCCGCTCGGAGCGGCACAAACGGACGCTCGTCTACGACAAGGAGAGCGACCTCCGCACGCTCACCGCTGTATTCTGGCTAGGGGAGGACGACCCGGTAGAGGTTTCGGGCAAGGGTGTCTTCGAATCGGATGACTTCCTCTCATCTCTCGGTGATGTGGTTGGGCGCGGCTTCGAGGACGAG belongs to Bacteroidota bacterium and includes:
- the cas5c gene encoding type I-C CRISPR-associated protein Cas5c, coding for MPDLSVSVWGDLALFSRPDLRVERVSYPVITPSAARGVLEAIFWKPEFRYRIRRIDVAKAGSTVSVLRNEIKDRQGASPVVVERARTQRTALMLRDVRYVIHADLRLRPHATDPVAKYVEQAERHVQRGSCFHRPYLGTRECSAHFAPPGEKDGPNENVNLEVGTMLFDLAFVPGKAKGGLSFRRQNGKEKRVVKGQARPLFFDARVEYGVLDLEPFQHLYNEIDHLEGHAD
- a CDS encoding bifunctional sulfate adenylyltransferase/adenylylsulfate kinase; translated protein: MTETSLIAPHGGTLCDLVAGADPEAALEAAHELPSIALTPRQACDIELILNGGFSPLKGFLNEADYNGVVENMRLADGTLWPMPITLDVSGETAGDLKEGDRVALRDNTGLLLAIMTVESRWTPDKEREATEVFGTTDKKHPAVAYLMEQAGDVYLGGPLEGVQLPMHYDYKDLRHTPAELRDKIESLDSNKVVAFQTRNPMHRAHYELTSRAAEEIGGTLLIHPVVGMTKPGDVDHYTRVRCYQAILKQYDEGQAMLSLLPLAMRMAGPREAVWHGLIRKNYGCTHLVVGRDHAGPGNGSDGQPIYGPYDAQELFQQYQDEIGVEMVPFRLMVYVPEDDAYMPIDEANEQGKTFENISGTQQREMLANGEEIPSWFTYPEVVRELKISHPPKSEQGFTVFFTGLSGSGKSTVANALVDRLMESGRNVTLLDGDVVRTNLSKGLGFSREDRSTNVQRIGYVASEITKHGGIAVCAPIAPYEADRRANREAIEAGGGYVEVFVSTPLEVCEERDVKGLYAKARAGIIKEFTGISDPYEAPTDAEIDIPTQEMSVEEAVEKIVADLNEMGYLSLN
- the cas8c gene encoding type I-C CRISPR-associated protein Cas8c/Csd1; its protein translation is MLTELYDLGLRLREKGELPPPGFADYAAPIWWTISLRPPKHPGYPPQAELSERGGARPRPDSGRTSGVLAYPLVDTAAYVLGRDEKDDGKQDRQAAKKHEAFRHRLDEVAEAIEDSDLVAAIHLLGDALDQGVLTEDPQLEQVAADHWVSVQMMDGPLKGEHLFEHEAVRRWWAGWLDAEVKKKGFEGTCSITGEHRPLVDRIPGKGYFRGKASLLGLNEDAYVSYVGGGGAAKKASIGVSYDAADVANRALGYLARSERHKRTLVYDKESDLRTLTAVFWLGEDDPVEVSGKGVFESDDFLSSLGDVVGRGFEDEAPERDLKQIHNLLKLPWAPKRESLRLDEVGFYLAILSKNAYRVVVREWLALDLADVKKRLDAFLEATSIVRPGGGEPHPVSIQQTLKALDGGSPNLGRDLLRTAFADAPLPQTILQPCLARLRVLFVKGDAPWWQEHALAALLKLTLSHQPGTAMTDSAEREKAYLCGKLLAVLGRIQQDALTTDNVVKTKEGEEGTPSASLNRTVTQRVFAAASTAPEPYLTPLVQRATVAHLPKLPEGPQRSSKPNEKDYRWTPDRGERELRGLMAEIDKSGGFPHILDLHGQAQFALGFYRQRADFFSSSTPETPSDHD
- a CDS encoding NAD-dependent epimerase/dehydratase family protein, whose product is MNNATNGTSHANTKVLVTGAGGFIGHHLVNYLKDKGYWVRGVDIKEPEFEATRADEFELLDLRDRANCLQATRGIDHVYALAADMGGMGFISKYHAEILHNNILINTHTMEAARLNGVTHYLYTSSACIYPEYLQTEAEVKPLKEEDAYPAQPQDAYGWEKLITEQLAYHYNKQYGIETRTVRFHNVYGELGTWQGGREKAPAAMCRKTAYAKLLGGKEGAPGGAPQIEIWGDGEQTRSFMHVDDCVEGVYRLMMSDCTEPLNLGRDRMVTINHLAQIAADAASVEVEQVHIDGPMGVRGRNSNNDKLKEVLGWEPQIALEDGLDRTYQWIESQVKQKLAREEAEVGLAVS
- the cas3 gene encoding CRISPR-associated helicase Cas3', whose amino-acid sequence is MNWRRLLRGSPPVWRLRFQSARVYGSESSNPLVVSVSLHAHTPNDRDEWHPLDAHLSDVADEAADFAARFGKGEHAKSAAALARWAGLWHDLGKAWPEFQEYLLACDRAKREGRKSPSSPGSHAIWGAILARLCRKSLGDAWKDLALPIAAHHAGLKSPGSLEPQLMEAADEADLSPYHELARHLEAGAMQRFAVPEDPHRRELRTRMVLSALADADYLDTERHFNEKKAARREGFESLNVLAERLERAQRDFMGGLDDPNSEVNRIRREVYDACLAEATSSPGFFRLTVPTGGGKTRSGLAFALEHARANHLDRVIVAIPYTSIIDQTAAVYADILEVRNVLVHHSQTPEPPEQERERQDEKTTLHRLATENWDAPLVLTTTVQLFESLFTRYPGRARKLHRLARSVIVLDEAQALPLYVLLPTLDVLRALVDDYGASVVLCTATQPGFEQSDALPPIQGVPITEIVPQHPDHFEALERVRVEPRLGPVPLAQIADEIVEERGLDQVLIILNARRDAVALAEELRLRKAEGLLHLSTLLCGAHRRQVLRRVRQRLEAGLPVRLISTQVVEAGVDIDFPVVYRALGPLDRIVQAAGRCNRENDLGHRGGRLVVFEPEGGGFPRDNPYRSGTGLARDALRHREEPLSNEALDEYFGLLFSETGAGGELDKYGVQPARGALDFETTQEQYRLIPQDTVPVFVCRDWTEDDALSDAALTRLARWTESPDRYAWRRLGPFTVSVYRHQLREFEASPHLETLDELLHVWRGSYDNLLGLPLTLDDPADLAYEPLIF